In one window of Rhodopseudomonas palustris HaA2 DNA:
- a CDS encoding NUDIX hydrolase: MSETVTQAAHTVEQGEKEADHHPYFRPKDAATLILVDRSGSIPKVLVGRRHDKVVFMPGKFVFPGGRVDKFDNRVPVAAQIPPELEANLLKGSPRITPARARALAIAAIREACEETGLCLGCKADGAKTNLDGPWQPFAEAGLLPDPSGLYLIARAITPPGRVRRFDTRFFTADASAIAHRVEGVVHADAELVELVWVELGSSPLADLHAMTKNVLGELHRRLATGPLRHDAPVPFFHFYGGKMQKDLLPGA; encoded by the coding sequence ATGAGCGAGACGGTCACGCAGGCTGCGCACACGGTCGAACAGGGCGAGAAGGAAGCCGATCACCATCCCTATTTCCGTCCCAAGGACGCCGCGACGCTGATCCTGGTCGATCGCAGCGGCAGTATCCCGAAGGTTCTGGTCGGCCGGCGCCACGACAAGGTGGTGTTCATGCCCGGCAAGTTCGTGTTCCCCGGCGGCCGGGTCGACAAGTTCGACAACCGCGTGCCGGTCGCAGCGCAGATTCCGCCGGAGCTCGAGGCCAATCTGCTCAAGGGCAGCCCGAGGATCACCCCCGCCCGCGCCCGCGCGCTGGCGATCGCGGCGATCCGCGAGGCTTGCGAGGAGACCGGCCTGTGCCTCGGCTGCAAGGCGGACGGCGCCAAGACCAATCTCGATGGCCCATGGCAACCCTTCGCCGAGGCCGGGCTGTTGCCCGACCCGTCCGGCCTGTACCTGATCGCCCGCGCCATCACCCCGCCCGGCCGGGTGCGCCGGTTCGACACCCGTTTCTTCACCGCCGATGCCTCGGCGATCGCCCACCGGGTCGAGGGTGTCGTCCATGCCGATGCCGAACTGGTCGAACTGGTCTGGGTCGAGCTCGGTTCCAGCCCGCTCGCCGATCTGCATGCGATGACCAAGAACGTGCTCGGCGAGCTGCACCGCCGCCTCGCCACCGGCCCGCTCCGCCACGACGCGCCGGTGCCGTTCTTCCATTTCTACGGCGGCAAGATGCAGAAGGACCTGCTGCCGGGCGCCTGA
- a CDS encoding DUF983 domain-containing protein: MKTVVNRAPIVWPSDNAPAEDRNVWQAMWRGFRGRCPQCGEGKLFRGFLKTADNCSHCGQDFTGHRADDLPAYLVIVIVGHIVVPIALSIETNFSPPVMLQLAIYLPITLFASLALLQPVKGAVVGLQWAFRMHGFDENNPEK; this comes from the coding sequence ATGAAGACCGTTGTGAATCGTGCACCGATCGTCTGGCCGTCGGACAACGCTCCCGCCGAAGATCGCAATGTCTGGCAGGCGATGTGGCGCGGCTTTCGCGGCCGCTGCCCACAATGCGGCGAAGGCAAGCTGTTCCGCGGCTTCCTGAAGACCGCCGACAACTGCTCGCATTGCGGTCAGGATTTCACCGGCCACCGCGCTGACGACCTGCCGGCCTATTTGGTGATCGTCATCGTCGGCCACATCGTGGTTCCGATCGCGCTGTCGATCGAGACCAATTTCTCGCCGCCGGTGATGTTGCAGCTCGCGATCTATCTGCCTATCACGTTGTTCGCATCGCTGGCGCTACTGCAGCCGGTGAAGGGCGCGGTGGTCGGCTTGCAATGGGCGTTCCGGATGCACGGCTTCGACGAGAACAATCCTGAGAAGTGA
- the rnr gene encoding ribonuclease R — protein MSKTRDDKFPDKATLLAFIRAHPGKVGTREIAREFGLKNADRAELKRRLKELSDDGAIRKSGRRKVAEPATLPPTLLADITARDSDGELIATPSEWDEQDGEPPKIRIHTPRRPKPGTAAGLGDRALLHVEPAEAPEQGPAYVGRVIRVLDRGKPRILGIFRATPQGGGRLVPVDKKQAGRELNIAPHDAGGAQDGDLVSVDLIRSRGYGLSSGRVKERLGSLATEKAVSLIAIHSHDIPQEFSTTALRESEAAEPATLKGREDWRELPLVTIDPPDAKDHDDAVHAEPDPDPNNKGGVILHVAIADVAYYVRPDSALDRDALRRGNSVYFPDRVVPMLPERISNDLCSLKPGEPRGALAVRMVIGADGRKRSHSFHRVLMRSAAKLNYAQAQAAIDGRPDDTTGPLLDTILKPLYDAYAIVKRGRDERDPLDLDLPERKIILKPDGTVDRVIVPERLDAHKLIEEFMILANVAAAEMLEKKALPLIYRVHDEPSVEKVHNLVDFLKTLDLSFAKGGALKPAQFNRILAMVKGEDAEPLVNEVVLRSQAQAEYASENYGHFGLNLRRYAHFTSPIRRYADLVVHRALIRALNLGDGALPQTETVETLAEVAAQISLTERRAMKAERETVDRLIAHHLADRIGATFQGRVSGVTKAGLFVKLSDTGADGLIPIRTLGDEYYNYDETRHALIGSRSGAMHRLGDVVDVRLVEAAPVAGALRFELLSESRSVARGPRKGAYKGRAKAVEPAKGGAKIGRSARSKAGKPKAAKPSKRKANKPGKGTR, from the coding sequence GTGAGCAAGACGCGCGACGACAAGTTCCCGGACAAGGCCACGCTCCTCGCCTTTATCCGCGCGCATCCCGGCAAGGTCGGCACCCGCGAGATCGCCCGCGAGTTCGGCCTGAAGAATGCCGATCGTGCCGAACTGAAGCGCCGTCTCAAGGAACTGTCCGACGACGGCGCGATCCGCAAGAGCGGCCGCCGCAAGGTCGCCGAGCCGGCCACCCTGCCCCCGACGCTGTTGGCGGATATCACCGCGCGCGATAGCGACGGCGAACTGATCGCCACCCCGTCTGAATGGGACGAGCAGGACGGCGAGCCGCCGAAGATCCGCATCCACACCCCGCGCCGGCCCAAGCCCGGCACCGCCGCCGGCCTCGGCGACCGCGCGCTGCTGCATGTCGAGCCGGCCGAGGCGCCCGAGCAAGGTCCCGCTTATGTCGGCCGCGTCATTCGCGTGCTCGATCGCGGCAAGCCGCGCATTCTGGGGATTTTTCGCGCCACGCCGCAGGGCGGCGGCCGGCTTGTCCCGGTCGACAAGAAGCAGGCCGGGCGCGAACTCAACATCGCGCCGCACGATGCCGGCGGCGCGCAGGACGGCGACCTCGTCAGCGTCGACCTGATCCGCAGCCGCGGCTATGGCCTGTCGTCCGGCCGCGTCAAGGAACGGCTCGGCTCGCTCGCGACCGAAAAAGCCGTCAGCCTGATCGCAATCCACTCCCACGACATCCCGCAGGAATTCTCGACGACCGCGTTGCGCGAATCCGAAGCCGCCGAGCCGGCGACGCTGAAGGGCCGCGAGGACTGGCGCGAGCTGCCGCTGGTGACGATCGATCCGCCCGACGCCAAGGACCACGACGACGCGGTCCACGCCGAGCCGGATCCCGACCCCAACAACAAAGGCGGCGTGATCCTGCACGTCGCGATCGCCGACGTCGCCTACTACGTGCGGCCGGACTCGGCGCTCGATCGCGACGCGCTACGGCGCGGCAATTCGGTGTACTTCCCCGACCGCGTCGTGCCGATGCTGCCGGAGCGGATTTCCAACGATCTGTGCTCGCTGAAGCCCGGCGAGCCCCGCGGCGCTCTCGCGGTCCGCATGGTGATCGGCGCCGACGGCCGCAAGCGCTCGCATTCGTTTCATCGCGTGCTGATGCGCTCGGCCGCGAAGCTGAACTACGCGCAGGCCCAGGCCGCGATCGACGGCCGGCCCGACGACACCACCGGCCCGCTGCTCGACACGATTTTGAAGCCGCTCTACGACGCCTATGCGATCGTCAAGCGCGGCCGCGACGAGCGCGATCCGCTCGATCTCGATCTGCCCGAGCGCAAGATCATCCTGAAGCCCGACGGCACCGTCGACCGCGTCATCGTTCCGGAGCGGCTCGACGCGCATAAATTGATCGAGGAATTCATGATCCTCGCCAACGTCGCCGCGGCCGAGATGCTCGAAAAGAAAGCGCTGCCGCTGATCTATCGGGTGCACGACGAACCGAGCGTGGAGAAGGTCCACAACCTCGTCGACTTCCTGAAGACGCTGGATCTGTCCTTCGCCAAGGGCGGAGCGCTGAAGCCGGCGCAGTTCAACCGCATCCTGGCGATGGTCAAAGGCGAAGACGCCGAGCCGCTGGTCAACGAAGTGGTGCTGCGCTCGCAGGCGCAGGCCGAATATGCCTCCGAGAATTACGGCCATTTCGGCCTGAACCTGCGCCGCTACGCGCATTTCACCTCGCCGATCCGCCGCTACGCCGATCTCGTGGTGCACCGCGCGCTGATCCGCGCGCTCAACCTCGGCGACGGCGCGCTGCCGCAGACCGAGACGGTGGAAACGCTGGCCGAAGTCGCAGCCCAGATCTCACTGACCGAACGCCGCGCGATGAAGGCCGAGCGCGAGACGGTCGACCGGCTGATCGCGCATCACCTCGCCGACCGCATCGGCGCGACCTTCCAGGGCCGCGTCTCCGGCGTCACCAAGGCCGGCCTGTTCGTCAAGCTGAGCGACACCGGCGCCGACGGACTGATTCCGATCCGCACGCTCGGCGACGAGTATTACAACTACGACGAAACCCGCCACGCGCTGATCGGCTCGCGCAGCGGTGCCATGCATCGGCTGGGGGACGTCGTCGACGTCCGTCTGGTAGAAGCAGCCCCTGTGGCTGGCGCGTTGCGGTTCGAGCTATTAAGTGAATCGCGAAGCGTCGCGCGCGGGCCACGCAAGGGAGCGTACAAGGGTCGCGCCAAGGCGGTGGAACCGGCAAAGGGCGGCGCCAAAATCGGGCGCAGCGCGCGAAGCAAGGCCGGCAAGCCGAAGGCTGCGAAGCCGTCGAAGCGCAAGGCGAACAAGCCCGGAAAGGGAACGCGATGA
- the topA gene encoding type I DNA topoisomerase: MNLVIVESPAKAKTINKYLGSSYEVLASFGHVRDLPAKNGSVDPDANFQMIWEIDPKAAGRLNDIAKALKGADKLILATDPDREGEAISWHVLEVLKQKRALKDQKVERVVFNAITKQSVTEAMQHPREIDGALVDAYMARRALDYLVGFTLSPVLWRKLPGARSAGRVQSVALRLVCDREMEIEKFVAREYWSLIATLTTPRGDAFEARLVGADGKKIQRLDIGTGAEAEDFKQAIETANFNVSSVEAKPARRNPYAPFTTSTLQQEASRKLGFAPAHTMRIAQRLYEGIDIGGETTGLITYMRTDGVQIDPSAITQARKVIAEDYGSAYVPDSPRQYQAKAKNAQEAHEAIRPTDLSRRPSEVNKRLDSDQARLYELIWVRTVASQMESAEMERTTVDIEAKAGSRVLELRATGQVVKFDGFLAAYQEGRDDDSEDEDSRRLPAMSENEALKREALAVTQHFTEPPPRFSEASLVKRMEELGIGRPSTYASILQVLKDRGYVKLEKKRLHGEDKGRVVIAFLESFFARYVEYDFTAALEEKLDRISNNEISWQQVLRDFWTDFIGAVNDIKELRVAQVLDVLDEMLGPHIYAPREDGGDPRQCPSCGTGRLNLKAGKFGAFVGCSNYPECRHTRPLAADGGGADADRVLGLDPDTGFEVAVKSGRFGPYIQLGDAKDYAEGEKPKRAGIPKGTSPSDVELDVALRLLALPREVGKHPETGEPIKAGIGRFGPYVQHEKTYASLEAGDDVHNIGLNRAVTLIAEKIAKGPSKRRFGADPGKPLGDHPSLGPVAVKAGRYGAYVTAGGVNATIPNDKTQDTITLPEAIALIDERAAKGGGAKAKKKAPAKKAAAKSDAKPAKKAAAKKPKAEGAAASPARAPVKAKTSTTKPKAAAAKPKSPAKKSAAKNG, translated from the coding sequence ATGAATCTCGTCATTGTCGAGTCGCCTGCGAAGGCCAAGACGATCAACAAATATCTGGGCTCGTCCTACGAGGTTCTGGCCTCGTTCGGGCATGTGCGCGACCTGCCGGCCAAGAATGGCTCGGTCGATCCCGACGCCAATTTCCAGATGATCTGGGAGATCGATCCGAAAGCCGCCGGACGGCTCAACGACATCGCCAAGGCGCTCAAGGGCGCCGACAAGCTGATCCTCGCCACCGACCCTGATCGCGAGGGCGAGGCGATCTCCTGGCACGTGCTGGAGGTGCTCAAACAAAAGCGTGCGCTGAAGGACCAGAAGGTCGAGCGCGTGGTGTTCAACGCCATCACCAAGCAGTCCGTCACCGAGGCGATGCAGCATCCGCGCGAGATCGACGGCGCGCTGGTCGACGCCTATATGGCGCGCCGGGCGCTGGATTATCTGGTCGGCTTCACTCTTTCTCCTGTGCTGTGGCGCAAGCTGCCGGGCGCCCGCTCCGCCGGGCGCGTGCAGTCGGTCGCGCTGCGGCTGGTGTGCGACCGCGAGATGGAGATCGAGAAGTTCGTCGCGCGCGAATACTGGTCGCTGATCGCGACGCTGACGACGCCGCGCGGCGACGCCTTCGAGGCCCGCCTGGTCGGCGCCGACGGCAAGAAGATCCAGCGGCTCGACATCGGCACCGGCGCCGAGGCCGAGGACTTCAAGCAGGCGATCGAGACCGCCAATTTCAACGTGTCGAGCGTCGAGGCCAAGCCCGCCCGCCGCAATCCCTACGCCCCGTTCACCACCTCGACGCTGCAGCAGGAAGCCAGCCGCAAGCTCGGCTTTGCGCCGGCGCACACCATGCGGATCGCGCAGCGGCTGTATGAAGGCATCGACATCGGCGGCGAAACCACCGGTCTCATTACTTATATGCGAACCGACGGCGTCCAGATCGACCCGTCCGCCATTACGCAAGCGCGCAAGGTGATCGCCGAGGATTACGGCAGCGCCTATGTGCCGGACTCGCCACGGCAATATCAGGCCAAGGCCAAGAACGCCCAGGAAGCGCACGAAGCAATCCGCCCGACCGACCTGTCGCGCCGCCCGTCCGAGGTCAACAAGCGGCTCGATTCCGACCAGGCCCGGCTCTACGAGCTGATCTGGGTCCGCACCGTCGCCAGCCAGATGGAATCGGCCGAGATGGAGCGCACCACCGTCGACATCGAGGCGAAGGCCGGATCGCGCGTGCTGGAGCTGCGCGCCACCGGCCAGGTTGTGAAGTTCGACGGCTTCCTCGCCGCCTATCAGGAAGGCCGCGACGACGATTCCGAAGACGAGGATTCGCGACGGCTGCCGGCGATGAGCGAGAACGAGGCGCTGAAGCGCGAAGCGCTCGCGGTGACGCAGCATTTCACCGAACCGCCGCCGCGCTTCTCGGAAGCCTCATTGGTGAAGCGGATGGAAGAGCTCGGCATCGGCCGGCCCTCGACCTATGCGTCGATCCTGCAGGTGCTGAAGGATCGCGGCTATGTGAAGCTCGAAAAGAAGCGGCTGCACGGCGAGGACAAGGGCCGCGTCGTGATCGCGTTCCTGGAGAGCTTCTTCGCCCGCTATGTCGAATACGACTTCACCGCGGCGCTGGAAGAGAAGCTCGACCGCATCTCCAACAACGAAATCTCCTGGCAGCAGGTGCTGCGCGATTTCTGGACCGACTTCATCGGCGCGGTCAATGACATCAAGGAACTGCGCGTCGCGCAGGTGCTCGACGTGCTCGACGAGATGCTCGGCCCGCACATCTATGCACCCCGCGAGGACGGCGGCGATCCGCGGCAGTGCCCGAGCTGCGGCACTGGCCGGCTCAACCTCAAGGCCGGCAAGTTCGGCGCCTTCGTCGGCTGCTCGAACTATCCGGAATGCCGCCACACCCGCCCGCTTGCTGCAGATGGCGGCGGCGCCGATGCCGATCGCGTGCTCGGCCTCGATCCCGACACCGGCTTCGAAGTCGCGGTCAAATCCGGCCGGTTCGGCCCCTATATCCAGCTCGGCGACGCCAAGGACTACGCGGAGGGCGAAAAGCCCAAGCGCGCCGGCATCCCGAAGGGCACCTCGCCGTCCGACGTCGAGCTCGACGTCGCGCTGCGGCTCCTGGCGCTGCCGCGTGAAGTCGGCAAGCACCCCGAGACCGGCGAGCCGATCAAGGCCGGCATCGGCCGGTTCGGGCCCTATGTGCAGCACGAGAAGACCTACGCCAGCCTCGAGGCCGGCGATGACGTCCACAACATTGGGCTCAATCGCGCGGTCACGCTGATCGCCGAGAAGATCGCCAAGGGTCCGAGCAAGCGCCGGTTTGGCGCCGATCCCGGCAAGCCGCTCGGCGATCATCCGTCGCTCGGCCCGGTCGCCGTCAAGGCCGGCCGCTACGGCGCCTATGTCACCGCCGGCGGCGTCAATGCCACGATCCCGAACGACAAGACCCAGGACACCATCACGCTCCCCGAAGCGATCGCGCTGATCGACGAGCGCGCCGCCAAGGGCGGTGGGGCTAAGGCCAAGAAGAAGGCGCCGGCCAAGAAAGCCGCAGCCAAGAGCGACGCCAAGCCGGCGAAGAAAGCCGCGGCCAAGAAGCCGAAAGCCGAGGGCGCCGCCGCAAGCCCGGCGCGCGCGCCGGTGAAAGCCAAGACGTCAACGACCAAGCCTAAAGCCGCGGCAGCCAAGCCGAAATCACCCGCCAAAAAGAGCGCGGCCAAGAACGGATAG
- the dprA gene encoding DNA-processing protein DprA translates to MGERSSDQGTTVLTEAQRVDWLRLIRADNVGPRTFRSLINHFGSARAALERLPELARRGGAARAGRIPSEDEARREIEGGRRLGVELVAPGEPGYPPRLATIDDAPPLLGVHALPDALALMQRPMIAIVGSRNASGAGLKFAGLLAGDLGASGFVVISGLARGIDQAAHRASLGSGTVAVLAGGHDKIYPAEHEDLLLDIIEARGAAISEMPLGHVPRGKDFPRRNRLISGAAVGVVVIEAAYRSGSLITARRAADQGREVFAVPGSPLDPRAAGTNDLIKQGATLITCAADIIQAVAPILDRPIELPGREPDHPPPASDPDPSDRSRIVNLLGPSPVGIDDLIRLSGIAPAVVRTVLLELELAGRLERHGGGLVSLL, encoded by the coding sequence TTGGGCGAGCGTAGCAGTGATCAGGGGACGACCGTTCTCACCGAGGCCCAGCGGGTCGACTGGCTGCGGCTGATCCGGGCCGACAATGTCGGGCCGCGCACCTTCCGCTCGCTGATCAATCATTTCGGCTCGGCGCGCGCGGCGCTGGAGCGGTTGCCGGAACTGGCGCGGCGCGGCGGCGCGGCGCGCGCCGGACGTATCCCGTCCGAAGATGAGGCGCGGCGCGAGATCGAGGGCGGGCGGCGGCTCGGTGTCGAGCTGGTGGCGCCGGGCGAGCCTGGCTACCCGCCTCGCCTCGCGACGATCGACGATGCGCCGCCGCTGCTCGGCGTCCATGCGCTGCCCGACGCGCTGGCGCTGATGCAGCGGCCGATGATCGCGATCGTCGGCTCACGCAACGCTTCCGGCGCCGGGTTGAAGTTCGCCGGCCTGCTCGCCGGCGACCTCGGCGCGAGCGGCTTCGTGGTGATCTCCGGGCTGGCGCGCGGCATCGACCAGGCGGCGCATCGCGCCAGTCTCGGCAGCGGCACCGTCGCGGTGCTGGCCGGCGGCCATGACAAGATCTATCCGGCAGAGCACGAGGATCTGCTGCTCGACATTATCGAAGCGCGCGGCGCGGCGATCTCGGAAATGCCACTCGGCCATGTCCCACGCGGCAAGGATTTTCCCCGCCGCAACCGGCTGATCTCCGGCGCCGCGGTCGGCGTGGTGGTGATCGAGGCGGCGTATCGCTCCGGCTCGCTGATCACCGCGCGGCGCGCCGCCGATCAGGGCCGCGAGGTGTTCGCGGTGCCGGGCTCGCCACTCGATCCGCGCGCCGCCGGCACCAACGATCTGATCAAGCAGGGCGCGACGCTGATCACCTGCGCCGCCGACATCATCCAGGCGGTGGCGCCGATCCTCGATCGGCCGATCGAGCTGCCCGGCCGCGAACCCGACCACCCGCCGCCGGCAAGCGATCCAGATCCCAGCGACCGCAGCCGGATCGTCAACCTGCTGGGGCCGAGCCCTGTCGGAATCGACGATCTGATCCGGCTGAGCGGTATCGCTCCCGCGGTGGTGCGCACCGTGCTGCTGGAGCTGGAACTCGCCGGCCGGCTGGAGCGCCATGGCGGCGGGCTGGTGTCGCTGCTGTGA
- the plsY gene encoding glycerol-3-phosphate 1-O-acyltransferase PlsY, producing MLIGIYIAALLLGYLFGSIPFGLILTKIAGTEDLRSIGSGNIGATNVLRTGRKGLAAATLLLDALKGTAAVIIASSFGGAEAAMLAALGAFLGHLFPVWLKFKGGKGVAVYIGVLIGLFWPGAIVFCLLWLATAVTARYSSLSALVAAFITPIFLWWFGHPALASLFAVLTLLLFWMHRENIKRLQAGTESKIGEKK from the coding sequence ATGTTGATCGGCATCTACATCGCAGCGCTGCTGCTCGGCTATCTGTTCGGTTCGATTCCGTTCGGGCTGATCCTGACCAAGATCGCCGGCACCGAGGATCTGCGCTCGATCGGTTCCGGCAATATCGGCGCCACCAACGTGCTACGCACCGGCCGCAAGGGCCTCGCCGCCGCCACGCTGCTGCTCGACGCACTCAAGGGCACCGCCGCGGTGATCATCGCGTCGAGTTTCGGCGGCGCCGAAGCCGCGATGCTGGCCGCGCTCGGCGCGTTTCTCGGCCACCTGTTTCCGGTCTGGCTGAAGTTCAAGGGCGGCAAGGGCGTCGCGGTCTATATCGGCGTGCTGATCGGCCTGTTCTGGCCCGGGGCGATCGTGTTCTGCCTGCTCTGGCTCGCCACCGCGGTCACCGCGCGCTACTCGTCGCTGTCCGCCCTGGTCGCCGCCTTCATCACCCCGATTTTCCTGTGGTGGTTCGGCCACCCCGCCCTCGCCTCGCTGTTCGCGGTGCTGACGCTGCTGCTGTTCTGGATGCACCGCGAAAACATCAAGCGGCTGCAGGCCGGCACCGAGAGCAAGATCGGCGAGAAGAAGTAA
- a CDS encoding dihydroorotase translates to MLIDRRPILLANARLIDPARDFDGLGDVLIADGVIRDARRGIGAAGVPEGTDIINCAGMVVAPGLVDMRAFVGEPGASHRETFASASQAAAAGGITTIICQPNTSPVIDNSATVDFVMRRARDTAIVNIHPMAALTKGLNGIEMTEIGLLKAAGAVAFSDGDRSVMNARVMRSALTYARDFDALIVHHTEDPDLVAEGVMNESEFATRLGLSGVPSAAEAVVLERDVRLAALTGGRYHAASLTCIESLEILQRARDAGINVSASVSINHVTLNENDIGPYRTFLKLSPPLRSEDDRKALIAAVSSGLIDVIMSDHNPQDVEVKRLPFAEAAAGAIGLETMLPAGLRLLHAGELDLLSLIRAMSTRPAELLGLPGGTLRAGSPADLIVIDLDTPWIVDPNELKSKCKNTPFDEARFSGRVVRTIVGGRTVYEHVSAH, encoded by the coding sequence ATGCTGATCGACCGCCGCCCGATCCTGCTCGCCAACGCCCGCCTGATCGATCCGGCGCGCGACTTCGACGGCCTCGGCGACGTGCTGATCGCCGACGGCGTGATCCGCGACGCGCGCCGCGGCATCGGCGCCGCCGGCGTGCCCGAGGGCACCGACATTATTAATTGCGCCGGCATGGTGGTCGCCCCCGGGCTGGTCGATATGCGCGCCTTCGTCGGCGAGCCCGGCGCCAGCCACCGCGAGACCTTCGCCTCGGCCAGCCAGGCCGCCGCCGCCGGCGGCATCACCACCATCATCTGCCAGCCCAACACCTCGCCGGTGATCGACAATTCGGCGACGGTCGATTTCGTGATGCGTCGCGCCCGCGACACCGCGATCGTCAACATCCATCCGATGGCCGCGCTGACCAAGGGTCTGAACGGAATCGAGATGACCGAGATCGGGCTGTTGAAGGCCGCCGGCGCCGTGGCGTTCAGCGACGGCGACCGCAGTGTGATGAATGCGCGGGTGATGCGCAGCGCGCTGACCTATGCGCGCGATTTCGATGCGCTGATCGTCCATCACACCGAAGACCCCGATCTGGTTGCCGAAGGCGTGATGAACGAAAGCGAGTTCGCCACCCGCCTCGGCCTGTCCGGCGTGCCGAGTGCCGCAGAAGCCGTGGTGCTGGAGCGCGACGTCCGCCTCGCCGCATTGACCGGCGGGCGCTATCACGCCGCCTCGCTGACCTGCATCGAGTCGCTGGAGATCCTGCAGCGCGCTCGCGACGCCGGGATCAACGTCTCGGCGTCGGTGTCGATCAATCACGTCACGCTCAACGAGAACGACATCGGCCCGTATCGCACCTTCCTCAAGCTGTCGCCGCCGCTGCGCAGCGAGGACGACCGCAAGGCGCTGATCGCCGCGGTCTCGTCCGGTCTGATCGACGTCATCATGTCGGACCACAATCCGCAGGATGTCGAGGTCAAGCGGCTGCCCTTCGCCGAGGCCGCCGCCGGCGCGATCGGGCTGGAGACGATGCTGCCGGCCGGCCTGCGATTGCTGCACGCCGGCGAACTCGATCTCTTGAGTCTGATCCGCGCGATGTCGACCCGCCCGGCCGAACTGCTCGGCCTGCCCGGCGGCACGCTGCGCGCAGGCAGCCCGGCCGACCTGATCGTGATCGACCTCGACACGCCGTGGATCGTCGATCCGAACGAACTGAAATCGAAGTGCAAGAACACCCCGTTCGACGAGGCGCGGTTCTCCGGACGGGTGGTCCGCACCATCGTCGGCGGACGCACGGTGTACGAGCACGTCAGCGCACATTGA
- a CDS encoding aspartate carbamoyltransferase catalytic subunit, with amino-acid sequence MTPALKSTFVLAHRHLLGIEGLSAADITGLLDLSEEYVELNRQVDKKRASLRGRTQVNLFFEASTRTQSSFEIAGKRLGADVMNMSVSSSSMRKGETLMDTAVTLNAMHPDILVVRHHASGAVELLARKVDGSVINAGDGAHEHPTQALLDALTIRRNKGRLEGLVVAICGDVMHSRVARSNILLLNTMGARVRVVAPSTLLPRGIERMGVEVARDMREGLDGADIVMMLRLQRERMNGSFVPSSGEYFHYFGLDQKKLAYAKPDALVMHPGPMNRGVEIDSIVADGAQSVIREQVEMGVAVRMAVLEALARNLPNA; translated from the coding sequence ATGACCCCCGCATTGAAATCGACCTTTGTCCTCGCTCACCGGCATCTGCTGGGGATCGAAGGGCTTTCCGCCGCCGACATCACCGGCCTGCTCGACCTTTCCGAGGAATATGTCGAGCTCAACCGGCAGGTCGACAAGAAGCGCGCCTCGTTGCGCGGCCGCACCCAGGTCAATCTGTTCTTCGAGGCTTCGACGCGAACGCAATCGTCGTTCGAGATCGCCGGCAAAAGGCTCGGCGCCGACGTCATGAACATGTCGGTGTCGTCGTCCTCGATGCGCAAGGGCGAGACCCTGATGGACACCGCGGTGACGCTGAACGCGATGCACCCGGACATCCTCGTGGTCCGCCATCACGCCTCCGGCGCGGTCGAACTGCTGGCGCGAAAAGTCGACGGCTCGGTGATCAATGCCGGCGACGGCGCGCACGAGCATCCGACCCAGGCGCTGCTCGATGCGCTGACGATCCGCCGCAACAAGGGCCGGCTCGAAGGCCTGGTGGTCGCGATCTGCGGCGACGTGATGCATTCGCGCGTCGCCCGCTCCAACATCCTGCTGCTCAACACCATGGGCGCCCGCGTCCGCGTGGTCGCGCCCTCGACGCTGCTGCCCCGCGGCATCGAGCGCATGGGCGTCGAGGTCGCGCGCGACATGCGCGAAGGGCTCGACGGCGCGGATATCGTCATGATGCTGCGGCTGCAGCGCGAGCGGATGAACGGCTCGTTCGTGCCGTCGAGCGGCGAATATTTCCACTATTTCGGGCTCGACCAGAAGAAGCTGGCCTACGCCAAGCCCGACGCGCTGGTGATGCATCCGGGCCCGATGAATCGCGGCGTCGAGATCGACTCGATCGTCGCCGACGGCGCGCAGTCGGTGATCCGCGAACAGGTCGAAATGGGCGTGGCGGTGCGGATGGCGGTGCTCGAAGCGCTCGCCCGCAACCTGCCCAACGCCTGA